A DNA window from Scylla paramamosain isolate STU-SP2022 chromosome 10, ASM3559412v1, whole genome shotgun sequence contains the following coding sequences:
- the LOC135104523 gene encoding uncharacterized protein LOC135104523 — MSVTDSGRRPPHLPQQTDRNVTDVQVTPGQHRWSSIWKEARVVPAHKKNSESEPRNYRPISLFSVVGKLLEQVVAGVICHHLGEHHLLSDKQFGFRPGRSTADLLILLSQGWQDALDEGLDTLVGSVLGPILWNINIDDLLRQIPTLLAYADDCSLSRSYCRSDSQ, encoded by the exons ATGTCAGTCACTGACTCGGgtagacgtccacctcacctccctcagcaAACAGACCGCAACGTCAccgatgttcaggtgacacCTGGACAG CACAGGTGGTCCTCTATATGGAAGGAAGCGCGGGTTGTACCAGCACACAAGAAGAACTCAGAGTCTGAGCCCAgaaactacagacccatctcgctgttctccgtggtgggcaagttgctggaacaggtggtggcaggtgtcatctgtcatcacctggGTGAGCACCATCTCCTCTCAGACAAgcagttcggcttccggcctggccgctcaacagcggacctccttatcctcctctcccaaggctggcaggatgccctggacgaaggcctggatactcttgtg ggttcagtgttgggaccgatcctgtggaacataaacatcgatgacctcctgcggcaaataccgactctgcttgcatacgccgacgactgcagtctctcccgctcctactgccgctccgacagtcagTGA